Genomic segment of Paenibacillaceae bacterium GAS479:
CGGAACCGCATTTCCAGAGTAAAGGAGGAAATATTTCCATGTCCGACAACCAATCTACTCCAGCGGTGGCAACTCAAGAGCCAGCCTCCGTGCAACAACGCGACATCCTTGATCAGCTTATGAAGCCGGAAGTACAAGAGTCCCTGACGGTGCTCGTGGACAATCTTCCGAAGCTGGCCGAAATCGTGACCCTCATGACCAAGTCCTACGATGTAGCCAAGTCCCTCGCAACAGACAAAGTGCTTATCAACGACTTTGGCGGCGGCATCGGCGAGATGGTTAAACCAATCGTCGACAAAACGAAGACGGTTGCTCAAGCGGCTATCGAAGCTGGCGACCAAGTATCCAACGAGAACACTTCAGTTGGTCTGTTTGGCCTGCTGCGTATGCTCAAGGACCCTAACGTACAGCGCACATTGCGCTTCACGCAAGCGTTCCTGGATAACCTCAACGAAAAGCAAAAAAACTAGAACTAACAACGTCCTCCCGCGGGGAGGCCGATAGAACGTGAATGGAGGATGAACATGGCTAAGCATATTCTTATCCTGGGAGGCGGCTACGGCGGACTTCTGGCCGCTACGACGGCGCGCAAGCATTTCACGCCGGCTCAAGCCCAGATTACAGTCGTTAACCGCATCAACGCGCATCAAATCATCACCGAGCTGCATCGTCTGGCCGTCGGCAACCTGTCCGAAGGTAATGTAGCGTTGCCGCTGGACAAGCTTCTGCGTGGCAAGGACATCGATCTGAAAATCGGTGAAGTTTCCGAAATCAAACCGGATGAAAAATCCGTTAAGCTCTCCACGGGCACGACGCTTACGTATGATGCGCTCGTTATTGCTCTTGGTACCGAAACAGCTTTCTTTGGCATTCCAGGCCTGCAGGAAAACAGCTTCACGCTGAAATCCGTAGCAGACGCGAACAAGCTGAAAGCTCATGTTGAAGCTTCTGTAGCAAAATACAAACAATCCGGCAACAAAGCTGACCTGACCTTCGTAGTCGGCGGCGGCGGTTTGACCGGCATCGAGCTTGTTGGCGAATTCGCGGACATGCTTCCAGGCCTGGTTAAAAAGCACGGAATCAGCTACGACGACGTTTCCCTGTATTGTGTAGAAGCAGCTCCATCGATTCTCCCGGGCTTCCCGGCAGAGCTCGTAGAGCGTGCGACGACTTCCCTGGAAAAACGCGGCGTTGAATTCAAAACCGGTCTGCCAATCACGGAAATGAAGGGCACGACTGTGTCCCTCAAAGACGGCAGCACGATCGAATCCAGCACGGTTGTATGGACCGGCGGCGTACAAGGCACGGCTGTTGTCGCGAACAGCGGCATCGAAGTGAATCGTGGTCGCGCTACGGTAACGGAAAACATGCAATCGACTTCCCATGCGGATGTTTTCATCGCTGGCGACAGCGCTGTTGTTATGGGACCTGAAGGTCGTCCGTTCCCTCCAACCGCGCAACTGGCTTGGCAAATGGGTGAGCTGATCGGCTACAATCTGTACGCTTATTTCAACAACCACCCGATGGATACGTTCCAACCTGTATTCTCCGGTACGCTGGGATCGCTCGGCCGCAAGGACGCGATCGGTACGATCGGCGGAAACCAAACTCGTTTGTTGGGCTTGCCAGCAACGCTGATGAAGGAAGCTTCCAACATCCGCTACCTGTCGCATATCAACGGCCTGTTCTCCCTGGCTTACTAATTAATACTTTAGCGGCCTGCTCAGGCAGCCGCCATCGAAAGGCTCTCCGGCTTCGGCTGGAGGGCCTTTTTGCTATGCTCTTCGGCAGAGCCTTTATGTTGAACTCTTCATGGGGCCAACTATTATGTTGTGCGGAAGGATTTTTAGCACCCGGAAGCGCTCGTTAAGCTGCCGAATTTCTCGACCGAGAAGTACTGGGGTTCCAACAAGCTAAGCGGAACTATAAATTAACTTGAAAGCGTAGAGCAAAGTGATATTCTTAGGTCAATGCGGTTTGTGTCAGCAACGCCCTACATACGTTTCGCACACAAGCTGGGCAAAACGCAAGATCTTGCCGAAAGAAGGGGCCGAATGGAACGACAACCGATCATAACTGCCGAATCAAAGGAAGAGTTTCAAATTGAAAGCTTGCGGGTTGAATATGCGGCCAATCCGATCGCTGTTCATACGCATCAGCCTCGATTCTCCTGGGGTTTCCGCTGCAGCCGGCACAACGAACGTCAGACTGCCTTTCAAATTGTTGTCGTGGACGGCACGGAATCTAGCGATAGCTGGCAGTTTCCGTTATGGGACAGCGGCAAAATCGATTCGGAACAAAATGAAGCGATTGAATATGCAGGGCCGCAGTTGCTTTCGGGACAGCGCTATTTTTGGAAAGTAAGGGCTTGGGATCGATCAGGCGCAGCTTCGAATTACAGCGAGATTGGCACCTGGGAAATGGCGCTGCTTCATGCGGAAGATTGGCATGGCGTGAAATGGATCGGCGTCACAGAACGGAACCAACAAGAATGGATAGGAGCAAGCGGAGATGGGGCGAAGTCCGGCGGGTTGCCGATATTTCGGCATCAGTTCCAATTAAACGCTGAGATTAAACGCGCTAAAATCTACCTTTGCGGCCTGGGGCAATTCGAGCTGCGCTTGAATGGCGAAAAGGTCAGCGATGCCGTACTGTCGCCAGGCTGGACAAACTATGACCGCACCTGTCTATATTCGGCTTTTGACGTTACCGAACAGCTGCAGGCAGGCAGCAATGCGGTTGGGATTTTGCTCGGCAACGGCTTTTATAATGTTGCCGGGGGCCGTTATGCCAAATATCTGGGCAGCTACGGGCTGCCAAAGCTGATTTTCCAACTGCGGGCAGAGTTGAACGACGGAACCATCGTCCGCATTTGCAGCGATGAGAGCTGGTCGGTTAGCAGCAGCCCCGTTACATTTTCCTGTATGTATGGAGGGGAAGATTACAACGCATTATTGGAACAGGACGGCTGGGATCAGGCGGATTTTGCCGCGGACGAACGCTGGAAGCCGGCATCGCTCGTAAACGCGCCAGATGGCGTGCTTCAAGGGGAAACGGCTCCCCCAATGAAAGTGATGCGCCGTTTTGCGGCAGAGCTGCTTCCAGAGGGCCCGAAAGGAACCTATGTATACGACTTCAAGCAAAACTTCTCAGGCTGGATGAAAATTGCTGTGCAAGGACCGCCTGGCGCAACCGTTACTTTAACGCCGAGCGAGCTGCTGGACGATAGCGGCGCCGCGGACCAGGAACGGACAATGGGCGGCCCGACTTACTTCTCGTATACGCTGAAGGGCGGTGGCGAGGAGATATGGGCGCCGAGATTCACCTATACGGGGTTTCGGTATGTCCAGGTTAAGGGAGCAATTCCGGTTGAAATGCAGAGCTGCACGGACTCTGACGGCGCGGAGGAACTTCCTTTGCTGCTGCGCATCGAAGGAGAAATGATCTATCCCGACGTAGAGACGGCAGGCTCGTTCCAAAGCTCAAACGAGATGTGGAACCGCACGCATGAAATCATTAACTGGGCTATTCTCAGCAATATGAAGAGCATTCTTACGGATTGTCCACATCGCGAGAAGCTGGGATGGCTTGAGCAAGTTCACTTGATGGGGCCGTCCATTATGTACAACTACAATGTGGCCGGACTTTACCGCAAAATTATCGGAGATATGAGGGACGATCAGACGAAGGAAGGCCTTATTCCCGACATCGCGCCGGAATTCACCGTATTTGAGGGAGCTTTCCGGGATTCGCCGGAGTGGGGCGCCGCTTATGTTTTGGCGACTTGGTATGCTTATAACTGGTACGGCGATAGCCGGTTACTGGAAGAAAATTTTAACGGGATGAAACGATATGTGGAATACTTGAGCTCCAAAGCGGATGGTTACATCGTTCGGCATGGCCTTGGCGATTGGTGCGACGTAGGTCCTGACCCTGGCTTTGCCCAAAATACGCCAGTTCCGCTGACGGCCACAGCTACCTATTACTATGCTGCGGATACAATGGGTAAAATCTCTGCATTGACCGGCCGTCCTGACGAAGCCGCTTGTTTCGAAGAGCTTGCCGAGAACATCAAGTCTGCTTTTAACGAGCATTTCTGGAATGGCGAGAAAAGCTATTACGCTACAGGAAGCCAGACTTCGAACGCCTTTCCGCTGGCTGTAGGGCTTGTCCCGAATGAAATTCGCGACATTGTAGGGGATCAACTTGTTGCGGATATTCGCGCGCATGGTAATCATCTTACCGGCGGAGACGTAGGTTTTCGGTACTTGCTTATGGCGCTGTTGAAACTCGACTATCCTGGAATCGTTTCCAGTATTCTGAATCAAACCGATGATCCGAGCTACGGCTTTCAGCTTCTGCATGGCGCTACAACGTTGACCGAGAGATGGGATGGGCCAACTGCCGGACATTCTCAAAACCATTTTATGCTTGGCCATGCCGAAGAATGGTTTTACGCAGGTCTTGCCGGAATAAGAATTCCATACGAGGGACAATCGGACTCGCGCCGGACCGTTCGAATCGCTCCGCGGTTTGTGGACGGGATCGACTGGGTAAAAGCGCATCATGTGCTCAGTCAAGGAAGAGTGGAGGTAAGCTGGGCGCGGACGGATTCGAAGCGGCTAACGCTCCATGTGCAATTGCCGGTTAATACAACCGCGCTGATTGAGCTGGCTGATCTTCAACCAGAGCAAATTCAATCTTCCGGACTTGCTTGCCGAATTGAAATGGATGGCCGTTGTGCGAGAATAGAGGTCGGTTCGGGCTGTTATTCCTTTGAGATCGACGAGGCTTAATTCATCCTTTAGTTGCTGATTTCGATCAGCGGTTTTTTTGTTAAAATGTTTTAAAAAAATCAGTCTGGAATCTTCTGGACTGCCCGATTATTTGCTTTAATAGGAGCGAATGGAAAATTCATTGATAACCGTTTTTGTCGCAGTCGATGAGATGCCGCTTCGCCGAAAACTGAGAGCACTTAATTGGGCTGCTTGCGGAGCGATAATTCATTGGCGAAATACCATCGATAGGAAAAGAAAAAACTTGGAATTGCCGTCAGCGGCAAAACCGCGGAGAAAATTACGAAAGAAATTAAGCGTGTCGAGCAAACGAAGCAGACCAAAAAAGCTGAGCTGGCTCGGAAAGCCGAAGCAAATAAAGCTACCGAGGTTCTCTGCTGTATGCTTTGACTATACATTCTGGTCTTTGACTGTAAGTACTGGTGTTGCTCTTTGATTGTCTTCTTGGGCCGGGCCTGTTGTCTGAGACTTTCGCCGCCATGTCTCAAGGTTTAGTCCTCCGTAGACAAGGGTAAGTAGAGGCATGGGCAGTAACTAGTACCAGCCAATCTACTTGAATAGGAGCGATGTACCATGCCAGAAGGTCTGAGCGATAAAATCAAGGGAACCGTGAACAAAGTGAAGGGCGAGGCCAAGGATCAATGGGGCAACGCCACCGATAATCGGAGCCTTCAAGCAGAGGGCAAGGTAGACAAGGCCAAGGGCGAGGTCCAGCAAAAGGTCGGAGAAATCAAAGACCGCCACTGAAGCTGATTTCTGACCCCCCGGAACATATAGCAGGCCTCAGCGTAACAGGCTCAAGCAACGACTTGGCCGAAATCGCCGTATAGAAGAAGTCCATCTGCAGCATTGCTGCGGATGGGCTTTTTGGCGTTTGCTCGTACTATCTATGAAAGAAACCTGTTTGGAGTGGGGAAATACATCATTTGAATCATAAAGGAACTGTTAGCTGAATTACTTATCGATCAGTTGGATGTTAGTTGTATGAGGGTGGGAGCTACCTGGGTGCTTCATACGCTGTAGAGCAGTATTGTCCGGGAGGAAGGGCCGATTTCACGAAAAACTTCCTCAAGCGGTCATTCCGGACGGCAGAATCCGTAATATACACAATTACTACCTAATAAATGTTCGTGAAATAACGAATCTCTCCCTCTTTTTATAGCGATTTTTGACCAATTAAGCCCAAAATCGTTGTTTTCTCCGTTCATTCTCCGCTTATTTCTACATTTTGTGCGGTTTTCGGCTATGTTTCGCTTTTTGAGACCGCTTCTGCTGTTCCAGTTCCTTGAATGTTTTCTTGCTCGGTCAATCCAATCCCATTCCATGTTGAACTTTTAACTGTACGCTGGCCGTGCCGGTCTTCCTGATCTTAATGCTGAACCGCCAATGTTTCTTTGGTTCATAACCATTCTGATCTCTCTAGCCTACCCGACCTTGTCACTCCCGCGCCTAAACAACCTGATTTTACTGCTTATCCGCCATTATTTTTCCGGTTCCTAATACGGAAACACCTAGCTATTGGGTCTGCTTCACACGATATGTCCGCATTTTATGTCCATTCCTGTCGCTCGATCCCTTGACCGAGTTTTTATCTGTTTTCATTGTTTATCGGAATCGATCATGGCCACCTTTAAATTGATTTACCTTACTTGTTACTTTCAAGCTCCGTAATCCGCCATCAAAGTTGGATATGCTGATTTTATTGATTTAATGAAACCCAGTTTATTTATTTTATTCTTTATTTAATTCGAATTCATATGTTATGTAATTGCATATAATAAACCTATCCATTGTTTCGCGCTCAATCAATAAAAAAGTTTAAAATAGACAAAAACTCCTCTGCCGAAGCAGAGGAGTCTGTTTACTTACGTTTGATTGCTGGAACGCATGACAATAGTTCTAGCAAAGGAATGCGCGGCTGATGATGACAAGCAGAATGAACAGAACGAGAATGGCGCCCATGCTGGAATAACCCCAACCGCCGCCACCGCAGCCGCCGCCGCAATTGCCGATACCGCCAACATCTCCACAGCCAACACCACCGTAACCGCCGTAACCTTGACCTACGCCACCAACATTGCCCAAACCATAAGACATTTGCAAATCCCCTTTTTCGTTAGATTGAGTTATCTTAAATAAAACCTGTTTTGTGAAAGTTGAGCATGAGACACGTGAGGCGCATCATATTAAATGGCCGATTGTATCTTCATTCCATGCGAACTAGTAGAGGAACGCCCGGCTGATGATAACCAGCAGGATGAACAGGACAAGGATTGCTCCTGTGTTCGTCCAGAGGCCACCATACCCGACACCGCCACAACCTGCTCCTACGCCGCCAACGCCGTATGACATTTGTCAAATCCCCTTTCGCTTGAGATAAGACATCATACGCTGGGTGGGGACGTGGTGTTTGGGCAGGAAGGCCAATTGATCATAAATAGGCGTTTTCCACGTATAAAAACGACGGACTGGTCTCCTATGGAGTGGCAGATCCGCCGTTGTTCTTTAGCTTTTTGAATGCAAACATATCCAAAGTTGTTGTTTGACAGCGTACGTGTGCGATGCCGGTCGGGGCCGGAATCGCACATGCACGGTTTTTGATACCTGTAAGACGATTTAGCAGAAGAATACGCTGAGAATGATAACGAGCAGGATGAAAAGAACGAGGACAACAGCTGAAGTGGAAGCCTTTTTACCTCTGTAAGCCGATCTGCCAAGAGCACCTACGTCTGCAGCATCTATAGCTTCATCTACCGCTGCGGAGTTATAAGGAGGGAATGCGTAGGAATTATATGGGGAGTATGCAGATTCTACACCTACTCCGTTGTAAAGCGGATAATCATTTGACTCTTGGACCAGGGCGTCCAGGTTCGCCCCATTAGCGACACAGTTTACATTGTTGATTCTAGCCATTTTTTAAAATCTCCTTTTCTAGTAGAATAATATAAGATATTCCATAGATCTGATATTGGTTTGGACGGGCGGCTAAATGTGTGTTTGATTATGTAGAATAAGCAAAATCCCCCGCGGCATTAGCTGCGGGGGATTTCATTACTTCAATTATACAATTACTTTGAGTCCGTTAAGGTCTAGTAAAGGAACGCGCGGCTGATGATTACCAGCAAAATGAAGAGAACCAGTATCGCGCCTGTAGTCGAACCGCCCCAGCCGCCGCCGCCGCAACCATTGCCGCAGCCATAACCGTTACCGTAACCTCCAACGCCTCCGACGCAACCTGCGCCGACACCTCCAACTGCTCCGTTAACTCCGTAAGACATGGTGTCAAATCCCCTTTCTTGTGGTATGCCCCATCATACGGGGCAGCTGACCTAGATGTTTGGGCGGATGACATAAATGTGCAGATGCTGATTTTAGTTAAGAGCCCAATCCAGTCAAGCCAGGTACTGCATAATAGACTTCCTACCAGTCCGCATATCGGGGCTGGTCACTTGCATAAAATGTAGTCGGCTATGGAGGTTGTTCAAAAAGGCCACCATTGATCACGAAGTAAAGCAGGAAGCCAACTCGACATCGAATCTTGTATTCACC
This window contains:
- a CDS encoding Uncharacterized conserved protein YjbJ, UPF0337 family; its protein translation is MPEGLSDKIKGTVNKVKGEAKDQWGNATDNRSLQAEGKVDKAKGEVQQKVGEIKDRH
- a CDS encoding Uncharacterized conserved protein YjgD, DUF1641 family produces the protein MSDNQSTPAVATQEPASVQQRDILDQLMKPEVQESLTVLVDNLPKLAEIVTLMTKSYDVAKSLATDKVLINDFGGGIGEMVKPIVDKTKTVAQAAIEAGDQVSNENTSVGLFGLLRMLKDPNVQRTLRFTQAFLDNLNEKQKN
- a CDS encoding Alpha-L-rhamnosidase N-terminal domain-containing protein yields the protein MERQPIITAESKEEFQIESLRVEYAANPIAVHTHQPRFSWGFRCSRHNERQTAFQIVVVDGTESSDSWQFPLWDSGKIDSEQNEAIEYAGPQLLSGQRYFWKVRAWDRSGAASNYSEIGTWEMALLHAEDWHGVKWIGVTERNQQEWIGASGDGAKSGGLPIFRHQFQLNAEIKRAKIYLCGLGQFELRLNGEKVSDAVLSPGWTNYDRTCLYSAFDVTEQLQAGSNAVGILLGNGFYNVAGGRYAKYLGSYGLPKLIFQLRAELNDGTIVRICSDESWSVSSSPVTFSCMYGGEDYNALLEQDGWDQADFAADERWKPASLVNAPDGVLQGETAPPMKVMRRFAAELLPEGPKGTYVYDFKQNFSGWMKIAVQGPPGATVTLTPSELLDDSGAADQERTMGGPTYFSYTLKGGGEEIWAPRFTYTGFRYVQVKGAIPVEMQSCTDSDGAEELPLLLRIEGEMIYPDVETAGSFQSSNEMWNRTHEIINWAILSNMKSILTDCPHREKLGWLEQVHLMGPSIMYNYNVAGLYRKIIGDMRDDQTKEGLIPDIAPEFTVFEGAFRDSPEWGAAYVLATWYAYNWYGDSRLLEENFNGMKRYVEYLSSKADGYIVRHGLGDWCDVGPDPGFAQNTPVPLTATATYYYAADTMGKISALTGRPDEAACFEELAENIKSAFNEHFWNGEKSYYATGSQTSNAFPLAVGLVPNEIRDIVGDQLVADIRAHGNHLTGGDVGFRYLLMALLKLDYPGIVSSILNQTDDPSYGFQLLHGATTLTERWDGPTAGHSQNHFMLGHAEEWFYAGLAGIRIPYEGQSDSRRTVRIAPRFVDGIDWVKAHHVLSQGRVEVSWARTDSKRLTLHVQLPVNTTALIELADLQPEQIQSSGLACRIEMDGRCARIEVGSGCYSFEIDEA
- a CDS encoding NADH dehydrogenase, which gives rise to MAKHILILGGGYGGLLAATTARKHFTPAQAQITVVNRINAHQIITELHRLAVGNLSEGNVALPLDKLLRGKDIDLKIGEVSEIKPDEKSVKLSTGTTLTYDALVIALGTETAFFGIPGLQENSFTLKSVADANKLKAHVEASVAKYKQSGNKADLTFVVGGGGLTGIELVGEFADMLPGLVKKHGISYDDVSLYCVEAAPSILPGFPAELVERATTSLEKRGVEFKTGLPITEMKGTTVSLKDGSTIESSTVVWTGGVQGTAVVANSGIEVNRGRATVTENMQSTSHADVFIAGDSAVVMGPEGRPFPPTAQLAWQMGELIGYNLYAYFNNHPMDTFQPVFSGTLGSLGRKDAIGTIGGNQTRLLGLPATLMKEASNIRYLSHINGLFSLAY